One Marinibacterium anthonyi genomic region harbors:
- the pyrC_2 gene encoding Dihydroorotase, translating to MSDTLTIPRPDDWHLHLRDGAMLKAVLPETTRHFARAIIMPNLVPPVVTGAHAAAYRDRILAAMPEGADFTPLMTLYLTEETDPADVAAAAESGLVTAVKLYPAGATTNSASGVRDFDKVRPVLEKMAEIGLPLCVHGEVTDPEIDIFDREAVFIDRVLDPIRKATPGLKVVMEHVTTKDAVDYVSGADTGLGATITAHHLVINRNHILVGGIRPHYYCLPVAKRELHRKALVAAAVSGDKRFFLGTDSAPHLDAAKLQPCGCAGCFTATNAVAVVAEVFDGEGALDKLAGFLSRNGAGFYGLPVNDGTLTLTRGAAQTFPEDVATADGPVTVFDPARPIHWAVSPDS from the coding sequence ATGAGCGACACCCTGACCATCCCGCGTCCCGACGACTGGCACCTGCACCTGCGCGACGGCGCGATGCTGAAGGCCGTCCTGCCCGAAACCACCCGCCATTTCGCCCGCGCGATCATCATGCCGAACCTGGTTCCGCCGGTGGTGACCGGCGCCCATGCGGCGGCTTATCGCGACCGGATCCTGGCGGCGATGCCCGAAGGCGCGGATTTCACCCCGCTCATGACGCTATACCTGACGGAAGAGACCGACCCCGCCGATGTCGCGGCGGCTGCTGAAAGCGGCCTGGTGACAGCGGTGAAACTGTACCCGGCCGGGGCCACGACCAATTCCGCCAGCGGTGTGCGCGACTTCGACAAGGTGCGCCCGGTGCTGGAGAAGATGGCCGAGATCGGCCTGCCGCTGTGCGTTCATGGCGAGGTGACGGACCCCGAGATCGACATCTTCGACCGCGAAGCCGTGTTCATCGACCGCGTGCTGGACCCGATCCGCAAGGCGACGCCGGGGCTGAAGGTGGTGATGGAACACGTGACCACCAAGGATGCGGTCGATTACGTGTCGGGCGCGGACACCGGGCTGGGCGCGACGATCACCGCGCATCACCTGGTCATCAACCGCAACCACATCCTGGTGGGCGGCATCCGCCCGCATTACTACTGCCTGCCGGTCGCCAAGCGCGAGCTGCACCGCAAGGCGCTGGTCGCCGCGGCGGTGTCGGGGGACAAACGGTTCTTCCTGGGCACCGACAGCGCGCCGCACCTGGACGCGGCCAAGCTGCAGCCCTGCGGCTGCGCCGGCTGCTTCACGGCGACCAACGCGGTGGCGGTGGTGGCAGAGGTCTTCGATGGCGAAGGCGCGCTGGACAAGCTCGCAGGGTTCCTGAGCCGCAATGGCGCGGGCTTCTACGGATTGCCGGTCAATGACGGCACGCTGACCCTGACCCGCGGCGCGGCACAGACCTTCCCCGAGGACGTGGCGACCGCCGATGGGCCGGTCACCGTCTTCGATCCCGCCCGTCCGATCCATTGGGCGGTCTCGCCCGACAGCTGA
- the pyrE gene encoding Orotate phosphoribosyltransferase translates to MIPSSFPPAEEIARLTASMFLEIEAVHLNATQPFVHASGLPSPTYIDCRKLISFPRLRSTLMDFLTVTIMRNAGFEAFDVIAGGETAGIPFAAFVSERMALPMAYVRKKPKGYGRNARIEGVMTEGDRVLLVEDLTTDGGSKLSFVDAIRETGASCGHTAVIFYYDIFPETRQVLGDHGIELHHLCTWWDILAAAKEKGTFDTATLDGVEAYLNDPRGWQEAHK, encoded by the coding sequence ATGATCCCGTCCAGCTTCCCCCCGGCCGAAGAGATCGCGCGTCTCACCGCCTCGATGTTCCTGGAAATCGAGGCGGTACACCTGAACGCGACCCAGCCCTTCGTGCATGCCTCGGGCCTGCCCTCGCCCACCTATATCGACTGCCGCAAGCTGATCTCGTTTCCGCGCCTGCGTTCGACGCTGATGGATTTCCTGACCGTCACGATCATGCGCAACGCGGGCTTCGAAGCCTTCGACGTGATCGCGGGCGGCGAAACCGCAGGTATCCCCTTCGCCGCCTTCGTGTCCGAACGCATGGCGCTGCCGATGGCCTACGTGCGCAAGAAGCCCAAGGGCTATGGCCGCAACGCCCGCATCGAAGGCGTCATGACGGAAGGCGACCGGGTGCTGCTGGTGGAAGATCTGACCACCGACGGCGGATCGAAGCTGTCCTTCGTCGACGCCATCCGCGAGACCGGGGCCAGCTGCGGGCACACGGCGGTCATCTTCTATTACGACATCTTCCCCGAGACCCGGCAGGTGCTGGGCGACCACGGGATCGAGCTGCACCACCTGTGCACCTGGTGGGACATCCTGGCCGCCGCCAAGGAAAAGGGCACGTTCGACACCGCCACGCTGGACGGCGTCGAGGCCTATCTGAACGATCCGCGCGGCTGGCAGGAAGCACACAAGTAA